The Methanofervidicoccus abyssi genome includes the window TTTGGAAATGATGGGAAGGGATTCGACGGTGCTATAAAGATAGTAAAGGTTGGAAAAGGTAGGAACAAATCCTATATTATAGGCACCTACTTTCATGGTATATTTGAGAATTATAAATTTAGAAACTTTATTGTAAATCTTGTAAGAAAGAGAAAGGGCTTTGAGCCCATAACTGGGGATAACTATAAAGATACCCTTGAGAATAATTTTGAAAAGATTGCAAAGGTTATTGAGGAAAATGTAGATTTAAGCAGGGTTTTGTCTATTGACAAAATTAACAAATAAATAATATACCTAGTAATATTATAAAAATAATAGTAAACAACAATAAAAATTAGAGGTGTAAGTCTATAAGATATAATATAATAATAAAAAGTGTTAATTTATTTTTTCACTGTATTTGTTCTTTATTAGGAATATTAACAGTTTTTTATTATAATTATTATGATCATTCGACATCTCCCATTATCTTAGGAAAACTCTTTTCATAAACATCTTTCATCTCTTTTATACCTAAGTTGATGATCTCCTTATCTCTACTGTATACACTCAAAGAGCCCCCTCCAACTTTTCCAATAATATATCCATTTTTACCTAAGGCGTTAAGAACTTCCTCCACATTCTCCCCCTTTACAACAAGTAATATCCTCCCTGAAGTCTCTGAGAATAGAAGTATATCATCCCTTAGGTTGTTTTTATTGTAATTCCCCAGATATATCTCTGCACCTATCTTGTTCATAATACAGAGTCTTGCTACACCTACACCTAAACCTCCCCTCGAACAGTCAGTTGCATAACTTATCAGCCCCTTACCTATGAGATCAATCACTGTGTCGTATATCTTTTTCTCCCTCTCCAAGTTGCACCTTGGTACGATACCTTTTTCGATCTCATGAATGTATCTGAAATATTCACTTCCCCCCATTTCATCCTTCGTCTCGTTTGTTACTATAATAACATCTCCCTCTTCCACGTTACTGTATATAGAAGGCACCATCTCCACGTTATCTACGATACCTACCAGGCATATAGTAGGCGTTGGATTTATAGGATACTCCTTACCATCTATTACAGTTTCGTTGTAGAGACTTACATTGCCTCCTACAATAGGGATGTTGAAAAACTCTGCACAGTTGGCTAATCCCTCTACACACTTCTTCAACTGATACATTCTTTCAGGTTTCTCTGGATTTCCAAAGTTTAAGTTGTCCAACATTGCTATAGGTTTTGCCCCTACAGTTGCAAGGTTTCTAACACCTTCGCATACTGTATATACGCTACCTACATAGGGGTTTAACTTACAGAAGTTAGGATTACAGTCTGTTGTAAGTGCCAATGCCTTTGGAGGACATTCCATAAACCTAAGTACTGCAGCATCCATTCCAGGTTTTACAACAGTTCTCAGTTGTACTTCGTAATCATATCTCTCGTATATCCACATCTTCGAAGCGATATTTGGACTCCCAAGTAGTTTCAACAGTACCTCTCCAAGATCTTCAGGCATTTCAACCCTATTACTATCTATATATTCCTCAAATATACAGAGTTTCTCCCTTCTCTCTATAGGTGGTGCTCCACAGAGTAGATCTAGAGGTAGATCTACGATCTTCTTACCATGTATCTTAACTATAATTCTCTTAGTATCTGTAGTCCAACCTATAACAGAGGCTGGAAGTTCGTACTTCTTAAATATCTCTATTACTTCTTCTTCCCCTCCCCTCTCAACTGCCAACAACATTCTTTCCTGAGATTCTGATACTAGTATCTCGTAAGGTGTCATTCCCTCCTCTCTTAAGATAACCTTCTCTAAGTGTATCTCTGCACCAACACCTCCACCGTAACACATCTCTGAACATGCAGAGGTAAGTCCTGCAGCCCCTAGATCCTTTATAGCTTTTACCTTTCCAGTTTTACATGCTTCCAATACACTATCTATTAAACACTTACCTACAAAGGGATCTCCGATCTGGACACTTGGCCTATCTTCCTCACTCTCACTTGTGAGGTCCTTAGAAGCGAAAGAGGCCCCACCTATTCCATCCCTTCCGGTACTCCCCACAAGTATAAGGGACAGGTTAGGATCCCTGGCCTTTCCCGTTATAACTTCCCCTTCTCTTACAATCCCTATACAGACAACATTCACAAGGTTGTTGTAGTTGTAGGATCTGTGAAACTCACACTCTCCCCCTACAGTTGGTACGCCGATCCTATTTCCATAATCACTGATACCACTAACCACCCCTTCCACAAGCCATCTGACTTTATTTCCCATCTCTCCCTCGATATCCCCAAACCTAAGAGAGTCCAGAAGTGCAATAGGTTTTGCATTCATAGAAATAACATCTCTTACTATTCCCCCAACACCTGTGGCGGCACCGTTGTAGGGATCTATATAAGAAGGATGATTATGACTTTCCATTGCCAGTGCTATACATAGGCCAGTTTCTCTATCAATCCTTATTACAGCAGCGTCGTCTCCAGGCCCTATGACTATGTTCTGGTCATCCTTTATGGTTTTACCGAATAACTTAAGGATGTTTCTTGTACTTCTATAGGAACAGTGCTCACTCCAGAGGTTTTCGAACATCCCAATTTCAAT containing:
- the purL gene encoding phosphoribosylformylglycinamidine synthase subunit PurL, which gives rise to MFKYLNNKQYTLVKNYKDGNMDIEDLKYIEKKLGRKPNDIEIGMFENLWSEHCSYRSTRNILKLFGKTIKDDQNIVIGPGDDAAVIRIDRETGLCIALAMESHNHPSYIDPYNGAATGVGGIVRDVISMNAKPIALLDSLRFGDIEGEMGNKVRWLVEGVVSGISDYGNRIGVPTVGGECEFHRSYNYNNLVNVVCIGIVREGEVITGKARDPNLSLILVGSTGRDGIGGASFASKDLTSESEEDRPSVQIGDPFVGKCLIDSVLEACKTGKVKAIKDLGAAGLTSACSEMCYGGGVGAEIHLEKVILREEGMTPYEILVSESQERMLLAVERGGEEEVIEIFKKYELPASVIGWTTDTKRIIVKIHGKKIVDLPLDLLCGAPPIERREKLCIFEEYIDSNRVEMPEDLGEVLLKLLGSPNIASKMWIYERYDYEVQLRTVVKPGMDAAVLRFMECPPKALALTTDCNPNFCKLNPYVGSVYTVCEGVRNLATVGAKPIAMLDNLNFGNPEKPERMYQLKKCVEGLANCAEFFNIPIVGGNVSLYNETVIDGKEYPINPTPTICLVGIVDNVEMVPSIYSNVEEGDVIIVTNETKDEMGGSEYFRYIHEIEKGIVPRCNLEREKKIYDTVIDLIGKGLISYATDCSRGGLGVGVARLCIMNKIGAEIYLGNYNKNNLRDDILLFSETSGRILLVVKGENVEEVLNALGKNGYIIGKVGGGSLSVYSRDKEIINLGIKEMKDVYEKSFPKIMGDVE